The DNA region TCCGAAGGTTCGGTGCAGAATACCGCCGACATGACGGCGTTCGTTCAGAACCTTCTCGTGCAGATGCAGACCAGGTTCCAGGCGATGTCTGAGGGAATAGTCTCGAAGATTGATGAAATGGGAAGCAAGATCGATGAGCTGGAGAAGAGCATCAATGACCTCAAAGCCGAGATTGACGCGGAACCCACGCCGAAGTCGAATCTCGAAGAAGGCAAGCCTTCCGATGAATCTTCGTGAGTGAGCCACATTGGAAGATTGATGGCATTGTCTGAATCAGGTCGAGAGTGACATATTGCTGTGGTCTTCTTGAGTTATCTTTCATGAGTTTGTGTGAGGAATGTTTTCTCTTGTGTGCATTCTAATTTCAGGTGTTTTCGAGATGAACTCCATTTCAGAACATGAGAAAAGCGTGTTAATCAATAATTTTATTAGTCTACTCTTAAAAAAAACGTAACTTTTAAGAATAGGTTTCCTCTAATATTATTGTGCTTCCAGTTCATATTCATAGGTTTCATTGTCACAGGGTATAGTGCCCACGGGAGGAGTTGCCACAATAGGTGGTGGGTTCCAATCGCGGGCTTTACCCTGTGCTAGGCCTCCGCAAATGGCTCCATGATTTACTCCCTTCCAATGTGTTTGGGGTGGTCTTGGAGGGGCCCGGGGTGAGGGTTGTCTTTTCCCACAATTGTCACAGGGTATAGTATTGTCAAATTGCCTAAGATTATGCTGTTTATTGAGGTAAAATCTTAATGAGGTAGATATTTTTAGTGTTTTATTTTGTGTCAATATCATTACGTGGACAATTAAATTCTTGATTCTCGCAACAATATGTCTTCTTGCTGCTTCCTTACTATAGATTGTACATCATCAATAAGGATTTCAAATGGTTTGAATCATCACTTGAGCAATTTTTTTTCACAGATATTTTTCTGTGCTCACTTTCATGAATAACGTTCAGGTAATGCATATGGATCTCACTGGTGTCCGTTATTGGGGATATTGTTTTAACTTGGACTCTGTGCTGCTCTATTTTGCTGCCTTGCTACCTCTACAAGACTATGCTAGCAGAGTCTCTTCTCTATCTGTATTACAAGAAGAATCATGAATCTTTTGCTTTTCACTGGCTGTGTTTAGACTAAACTATATGAATTTATTCTAACTGAGCTGCTGATTTTTGTCAGCAACCTAATGCATATTACTTATATTCTCATCTTTAATAAAGGCAAATGTGAGATTTTGCTATCTCATTAGATATGTCATTAAGTTCCCAAATTCCCCGTGTAAAGTAATGTAGTTAGTTTTTGGGGTTATCTTTCTTGAGCCTTTCACAGCATTGATTGGAAATTAAAATGGTTTAGCATTAACAAAAACTTTATCAACTCATCCATGAGATGGAcaaataattattaataaaaaaaagataCCAGTTTCAATGTAAAGTTTGAACTTGGTCCTCAAAGTTCTGGTTTACTCTTAGATACCATAGTAAGTTGATTGGATTCTCATATGTAGCATAATTACTTTATACTACATAGCAACTTTTGAAACAATAATTTTAGCAGTACCGGCAATTTTTATGCAAGGAGTTGGAAATAGTTGACTGGTTATGCTCACACCTGTTTGTTCCTAGTCAATTGCCCTCATTAATTACTCTTTTCAAGTTATCAGTGTTCTTTCACATCCATTCTACAACTAGCTATTACATTCAATGTGGCAGGCAACCTTAACACAAATCATTATCTAATTTGTTATTTTCCTCAGAGTGCTCAtctttttttaatgatttatgTGACTTTGTTAGGCTGTACTTTCTTGTTATCTTCAACATAAGCTCTCAGCATCCAGTGTTACCTCAAAGGCAGGAATACAAACTCTGTGTACCCTTTGCCATTGAATAGAGTGGCTTTCCCTTCATAAGTTGTAAGGAAGATTGAGTTTAGACTTTAAAGTTGCACCATTGCTTCATAGAAATCCTCAATAGTTTGAAGGTTTATTTGATAGAGCTAAACATGATCTCCTTACACGGGGCAAGCCATTCTGCCCCCAAATGTGTTATATCCATTTACTCTAAGCGCGGCTCTGTTCATATACAAATGTGTCTTTATTGTTTGTTTTGTCATATTTACTTTCTGTAGCACATTTATAATATATGAATCATGTTAGCTATATGAATTTTGAGATTCTGCTATTAGTACAAATTATGCTATGATATTTGATGGTATGACAAGCGTATAACAACTTTTACTAACCCCACTGCAGACAGCAAGATTGATTATTAACTTGTTATCTTCCATCAATGGATACTCCAAATCGATAGACATACACACTAGATTTTAACTGTTGACTTGGTTCTGGGACTACAACTATTATGGTAGTTAATCTTACAGCAATGCTAAGATTGTTAGGCAACTTTGAGAAGGATGTGCCATGACTTGTTTTCATCAGGCCAGGAGCCAGAAGTTCTTCTTCCATCTTGTGCTGACCAGGTATCCACCCACTCCCATGCTTTGCTTCCTCACAGCCATCGTGAGGCACTGAGCTTCATCAATGCACTGCTCTACGAAGTCACTGTTTGTCTTAAACAAACTGTAGCAGTCataacagaaagaagaagaaattaggAGTCCAAAAAATAGTAGTAATCATTGTTAAGAATTTGCTGAACTTGTTTTCATTAACAGATTTCTGTTCCACAAACTTTCAGCATGATATGCTTAGGTCCAATtacttggatggaaaatataAGGGAATGGatcacaaaattatacataaATGATGGAGCTGTTTATCTATTTTTGTGATCATTTTCCTTTTTTCCCCTAATATCTTCCACCTAAGTAATCAGACTTACAGtgatggaaaataatattatttttggttTGTTCCAACTGACAATAAAAGAAATAGTTACTTGAAGACTTTGCTCTAAAAGGGCTCTTTGTTTGCAGGGAAAAGATTTGTTGTTGTAATTGTGGGGCAAAAGTTGTGTACCAACAGAAAAGGGAGGGTTTGCACTGGCTCAATACTAGAACAGATGTTTCCAGCTTCCTGACTTGGCTTAGAACAGTTTGCAACTTTGGTCCTTCCACTACAAGCACCTCCACTTCCACCTGTTGATCAAAATTCAGGTAAAAAACGAAGCAATTACCAAGTCATCAAGAATTTGATGATTTAAATTTGTGATGAGTTTCTAGTTAAGCACACAAAGCTATGGGTTAGAAATTGCCTCAGGCTTGCAGGATTTGCACTGTGCGCCAAGCGACCATGCAAGGTTGTGCAGATCAGAGTCTCCATCCCTGTGAGGGTTGTGGGGAGGCAGGACATGGAGGAGAGTGAGGAAGTCCCCTTTGTTAGCCACATGAgtcaatgcccacatcatggcttCCTTAGCCTTGCCACTTTGGTCTACCACCACCATcaccctcttcttctccatcccAACACTCCTCTCCCCCCACACTCCCTTCTCCTCTCTGCTGCTCTTCTTCCCCCACCTCCCTGAACCTTTAACAGACTTGGAAATCTGGGAAGAGCCATCCCAGTTCATACTTCCACCACCTCCACTGCCCATCTTCTCGTTGGCCTGTAAGAGCTGGTACTTGAGCTTCGCAAGAGTCGGTAGATGGAGATGATGATTCTGCTTTTGCTTACTGCCTTGCCTTTACTCTGACAGGTGAGGAACAGATGAAAGTATTGAATACAAAGATATCAGTAAAAACAAACATCATGTCAGTGGAAATATCTGAGTTGGATCTATTTATGCACTTCAGACATTAACAGTGAGATAGAGGTCATTGGTTAAGATGAATCTATACACAAGTCTGAAGATTTTGTTTTGATCTTCGTGTAATAGTGAATAAATCACAAGGTTTTGTTTTCACAGCTTAGATATTATTGCTTCTCAGAGATGCTTCATGATCGAGAAACGTGATCATTAAATCTCGTTGACAGAGAACTTTCATGAGATTGCAGGTCACTGTGGAGGTCCATCCGCGGTGGAAGTAGATGTGCATTAAGTTAGGGGAGATGAAAGGGAAAGATACCACAGAGTGAATGAGGCGAAAAACTCTTAGCTCTTCTGGGCTTTTGAGCGTGATAGACTTGTCGTAGCATTTTCATTGCGCTGCACTGTCGTTGCAGAGGATGGGAAATAAAGGTAAAGCTGCAATATCTGATGTGATTTTTAAGAATATTGCTGCATCCAAATAGCAAACATGTTTTAATGAGACTATTTAGGtcattttaattatttctttAGTCATATGAATTATTTTAGGTATATAAAAACAATGTGATGTTAAAAGAAACTAATTTAAATCGTCAATATTTTACAGACCTGATGTAGATTTATCAAATAATCCTTGAAATATGGAAAAACTATAGGCACGCAACAAGCCTTATCCAGCATGCATCGGGGGCTTCGATGAGCATGTGTAGAGAGCAAAGTTATTTATACTGACGTTTTTGTTCATTCTTACTTCATCATGTCTCTTCCCCTCCGTTTCTTTTCCGGCGGTTTTCTTCGCCATGGCCGCTTTGGCCGCCTGCGTCCTCCCCTCGCCATGGAGGCCAGAGTCCCCCGTCCACCGCGCCACATCCTCACTTGAAAGCTTGATCCTTTCTCTCGGAAGCTACGCTGCTTCCGGCCACAGCAGCCCCCGCGACCAGGATGCCCACTACAACGCCATACTCGCCCTCTGCATCGCCCGCAGGTCCCTACGTGACGGCCTCTGCCTCCGTTCCCACATCGCCAGCATCGTCTATGCCCCTTCTCTCTTCCTCCAGAACCAGTTCATCAACCTCTTCTCTAAGTGTGGTGCCATTGATATGGCACGGCAGGTGTTCGACGAAATGCCCCACAGGAACGTCGTGTCCTGGAATGCCCTCCTCTCGGGCTACCTGTCCAATGGCCGCATCCTCGATGCGCTCCTCCTCTTCTCGGTCATGGTTGACGCTGGACCGAGCCCCAACCACCTCACTTACTTGACTGCAGTTCGAGCTTTGGTTGCAACAGGTAGTCGTGAGCTTGGAAAACAGATTCATGGTCGCATTCTAAAGGAAGGGTTTTTATCTAGAGCGGAAGTTGCTAATTGTTTGATCAATATGTATTCAAAATTTGGAGAACTAGACGATGCTGAAACAGTGTATTGTAGAATGGTTGAGCGAGATACAGCCTCTTGGAATTCTCTCATTGCATTGAAGGCAAGAAGAGGGCATACTGATGATGCTCTGGTTCTATTTGTAGACATGCTAGATGAAGGCTTCGCACCAGATGAATTCACGTTTGGAACCCTCCTCTCATTGCAAGATACAACCTTTATCAGAGAGCTCCATGGCCAGATCACTAAGAGGGCCCTGTGTTACAATTTGTTTGTAGGAACTGCACTGGTTGATGCTTATGGCAGGTTTGGGAATGTGAAAATTGCATCCCAAATCTTTGATTTGATGCACGAACGCAATGTTGTGGCATGGAACTCTGTTATTTCAGCTTGCTTCGCGAACGGCAAGGCCCAAGAAGGTTTGCAGTTGTTTTTGGAGATGGGTGAGCAGGGTCTGCTGCCAGATGAGTACACTATCTCAATACTCCTCAAGGCTGCAGCTTCTCAACTATCAGTGCTTGTTGGTAGACAATTTCATGGCGTTGCGATCAAGATGGGTCTTCAGACCAATGCCATGATCGGAAACAGTCTTATTATGATGTATGCCAAAAATGAATGGGTTTCTGATTCCTTTTTAGCTTTTAAAGATATATCCGAACATGATCTTATCTCTTGGAATTCCATAGTCCAGTGTTATCTTCAGAATGAGGAACCTGAGCAGGCTTGGATGCTCTTTGTTGAAATGAAAAGTTTGGGGTATCAGCCGGATGAGTTCAGCTTTGTAGGCGCTTTGGCTGCTTGTGCTTCACTGGCTCGGCATCAATCTGGAAGAGAAGTTCATGGTGACATGATCAAGAGAAGCATCATACCAGATGCCTTCATCGGCAGTGCACTTATCGACATGTATTCCAAATCGATGGTTGTATCCGATGCTTGGCAGGTATTCAGCAGAGTCAAACATAAGGACTTGATCATCTGGAATGCATTGATATCAGGGTTATCACAAAATGGTTACTTGGATGAAGTTTTTAAATTACTTTACTGGATGAGGGAAGAGGACTTCAAGCCCGATAAGTTTACTTTTGCGAGCATTTTTGCAGCATGTGCCAATACCATGGCAGTGCAACAGGGAAGGCAGGTGCAAGGATTGATCTTGAAATCTGAACTTAATGCCGATGCTGCTGTGGCTAATTCGCTGATAACCATGTACTGCAGAGCTGGATGCTTAAGGGAAGCAAGCCAAGTTTTTTTCGATCTTCCCTTAAAGAACGTCGTATCATGGACAGCAATGATCGGAGGTTGTGCGCAGAGTGGTTATTCTCAAGAAGCTCTCAAAATCTTTGCCCAAATGCAGAAAGATGCAGTGAAACCGAATGCCAAAACCTTTGTCGCACTCTTGACAGCTTGCAGTTATGCAGGTTTGAGCAATGACGCAGGGAAATTTTTCGAGATGATGGAGGTCAAATACAGCATTCAACCATGCTTCGATCACTATGCTTGCATGGTAGACATCCTTGGGCGAGCAGGGAGATTAAACGAAGCGGAAAATTTGATAAAGTCGATGCCTTTCCAGCCAGATGCACTTGTGTGGAGAATGTTGCTGAGTGCCTGCAGGGTTCATGGAGATGCAGAACGAGGGCGAAGAGCCATGGAAAGGATTTTGGCACTCGAACCTGGGGATTCCGCAGCTTACATACTGCTGTCTAACTTGTATGCCTCGATCGGAAATTGGCACGGGGTTGAGGAAGTGAGAGAATTGATGAAGGTGAATGGGGTGAAGAAGGAGCCAGGGAAGAGTTGGATTGAGGTGAATGCTAGAATCCATGAGTTTGTAGCAGGTGGCTCTACTCATCCAAACACAAAGGAAATATACTTGAGACTTAAAGGCTTGCTAGAACAGATGAAGGATGAAGGATACATTACAGGTATCGAAAGTGCTGTGAACTAGATGTTAGTCTCTCAAATAGTTAATAATGATTATAATTATATTGgcgaagaaaaattttaattgtacTTGATAGTGTTTGTCCCGATTTTGGAGTCCAATGGACTCAAAGTATTAGAAAGTAAAAAGTAACAGGATGGATTGGAGAACCTGTCGACCGTGAAAATATGCAGGGCCATTCATAAAATTtggtggcaaaagatgaatactTTCATCCTCAGTGGTCCGCTCTTGGATCAAGACAAAGGGATTGGTGGAAGATAATGACCCCCACTTGTTAATATATAGGGGGTTATTGTCCTCCACCAATGTAAAGGCTGGACCAATTACATATCAGAGGATCTGAGCtcttgaaatagtgactagcacataagggagacatttatttCAGTTTTGTCGAGATTCAAATCTTAGATTTTTATGATGGTAATACTTCATGCGCTAATCACTAAACCTATCCGAGGAGATAAAATTAAGGCAGGGTAAATTTTATAACGTGACTGGATCTATCGCTTCATGGCCTCATATCTCAGAAACCCCCGAAAGGGTTTTTTAGGGAGTCTTAGTACCACATATCCGACGGAACTTGACACTTCAGTCAACATTATCTCAAATTGAGGACTTTTTAATTGATAAGAGCCTACGCAAGTGGGGGCTTGAACCTGACACCTCAGTCAATGGATAATAATGTCATAAACAGAGCACCTCTAGTTCAATTGTTAGGGGGCGATGACATTCATAAAATAtggtggcaaaaaggcgaatacgctcgccccagcGTCCTCGTCAATCCGTCTCAAgaccaatacggaggaggtaaatcacggacgactactaacctttggaatagtgactagcacataagggaagcATTTATCTCGGTTTTTGTCGaaattcgaacctcagacctcatgataacaacacctcatgcgctagccactagactaaTCGAGACTCGTTCTAACCCAAGAAATCGGGGCCGTCAGAGATCGCATTAAGATTCGTGAAGTCTTCTCGATTGCTTCCTGCTTCAAGCAGCGATCTTCCCGTCTCATCGCGCAGATATCGGATGGCGCCTCTGGTGGTGGCGAACTCTTCGGTCGTTCATCCCCAGCAGCTCTGCCTCCCTCCCCGCCTTCGCCGGTGGAGATTCTCGCTCCCCTCCCCCCGCTGCACCTACTCCGGTGAACCATTACTGCCAGGCGTTGCGGACCCGTTGGGGAATTCCACCGAGCGTTCCAAGGGCAAAGGCAGGGTCTTTTTCTTGGACGTTAATCCCCTGTGCTTTGATGGATCCCAGCCCAGTCTTCGTTCCTTCGCTCGATGGGTCGACCTCTTCTTCTCCCGAGTGAGCCTACGTGATCCTGTTATTGCTGTACGCTCAAACTTTTTTGCCGCAGTACTTGGTATTCTCGAAACCCTAGCTTCGGATAACAAAGGTTGCATTTTTCTTTAGGTTCTGGACGGTGAAGAAGGGAACGAGTATAGAAAGCGCTTGTTGCCTTCGTATAAAGCACACAGGAGCAAATACCTGAGGAGGTCGAGGATTTTTGGGAATGCCCGTCAGGATTTCCTTAGCACAACGGAGCCACAAATAGTGGATGTTCTCCTGAAGTGCAATGTGCCAGTATGTTTAATAATATCTTTAAATTAAACGAGTCGCTAATTTTCTTAGTTTCTTAGTTTCAATTTTTCCCGTCTCTTATTTTAATTCTCTACTTAGAAGAAGTTTCTTAAATTTATAAACATTGCAGGTAATTAAAGTTCATGGATATGAGGCTGATGATGTAATAGCTACATTAACAGATCAAGTTTTACAAAAAGGACTGCGAGTTGTTATTGGCTCTCCTGATAAAGATTTCAAGCAGCTGATATCTGAGGAGGTTCAAATTGTCATGCCCTTACCTGATATTGGTCGATGGTCATTCTACACAATCAAACATTACATTGATCAATATAAGTGTGATCCAAGTTCAGATTTGAGCCTTCGTGAGTATAAAATTACATTATTTCTGTGGAATCTTTCGtgttatgtttttttaatttttatttatttttgctataaTCATGCATTTACTGGTTCATCCTACTATTTAATTGCTTTTTTTTTGTGGCATTATACCATTTGTTTGTTAGAATCATGAATCTAAAAGGGCGTTTTATTTTAGCAGTATCCAAAAATATCTATATGGAGTGTTTAATGTTTGCTATTACTCGCTTAGGGTGTTTCATGGGGGATGAAGTTGATGGTGTACCTGGGATTCAGCATTTAGTTCCTGGATTTGGCCGAAATACAGCAATCAAACTTCTGAAAAAACATGGCTCTTTAGAAGATTTACTTAGTGCAGCTGCAGTAAGAACAGTTGGCAAGCACTATGCACAAGATGCTCTCATTAAGCATGCTGATTACCTGAGAACAAATTACAAGGTTCTCAGCCTGAGAAGGTTGTTTTCCCAAGTTATTCTAagtagagttaaaaaaaaaaaaatagatatgaagTTACATTTTATTTCTTCTAATGAATTGAAAATTTGTGCACCTGATCTAGAGTTAAAATTTATTTGGATATGAAATTATATTCTTTTTCTTCTAATCAATTGGAAATGTGTGCAACTGCAACACACCTACACTTATGTATAACAAAACTAAGTAATAACAATGTTTGCTGTTTGTTAGGGATGCTAGTATTCAGATTGACGTTGATTGGTTATCAGAAAGAAGCACATTCAACGATTCAGTGGCATTGTCAGATTTCCTCAGAAAGTTGGGGGAAAGACATGAAAGACAGAAGCTATATAAGAGGTACTTCTTCCATAAATACTATCTTTGAGTATTAAGTCTGTTGAGGAATTAGAATAATTTACCTTTGTTTGTAGTGGTCAAAAGTTAATATTTATCATTAAAAAGGCTATTATGGTGATGGCTTCCAATTTGTTCAGTCAATTaagaaaactatattttttaTCACCTTCAATTAAGTTCAATGCTGTCTGCTTCTGCACTTTCCCATACCtttttttgtcaaattcttctaatgcaTAGTTGCCGAGGTCAACAGAAGCCATTTTTAGATTTGACTTATGCAATAAAAGCCCTCTAGGAGTCCCTTTTTTGTTGGACAAATCTAAAACAGCATTCTGTGAATATTGTAAATTTATACAATGGAAGTAGGGAAGCTTttagatagaaaatatgcaagacTTGATACTGGTGAGATACAGTCGCTCTTTAAAAATCTTGGTTGGTGTTTCTTGAAAGGGTAAGACTGACTATCTGAATATTGAATCCTCGTTTTACTTTTACATTGGTGGGAGCCTTAAACATGTATTCTCTCTTATTGCTTGATATCTGTAGAATTGTATTCATGGTGATGAGGCTACACTCTTCAATGGTATAGAAGACTAGGCAAAAATGATTTCAGTTCTTACTGTTTTATACCAAAATTTTCAGTTTTGGCTGGGTTTCATTATTTCCAATTTTCGTTGGCTGGACTGAATTGACTGCTGGTTCCCTGGTTAAACCAGTTGAACCGTGCAGCCTCGTCCAGTTTTGTAACCACGGCATATAACCAATCACATAATTGGGAGATATGACTTAGTGTGATCTTGTTATTTATGCTGTACAACAGATGACCAATTGCAGTGGCTTGTTTCCAAGCCCCAAATACCGGTGATAGTTTCGGATGCCGTTTAACTCATCAAAGCTGATAACCTTTGTCAATCTTCCTTTGAAACTAAGCAGCTCCTGATGCATAGGTAAGAAATCACTATGTTAGCATTAAACCATGCAAATTAGTTTAATGCATCCAATTTATCCTTGATATCCTTCTTAAATGCAAAATAAAAGTGGTTGTGGGTTCATATTTGGGCAGGTATCCTCATGATAAGTTCCTATGGACAGACTTCGATTGTTCTAACTGGTGGTGGTAGCCTTCTTAGGGTTTCAAGTAGGGAACTCACCATACAGAGCTCTTCCTATACAAAGCCTTGAAGCTGAACCCAATCTTCCTTGCTAAAGATCATATTTCTTACAAAATGTTTTTGAGGTATGTTATCTCTATTATTTTTAATATCTAAAAGGTTTAAACATTAGCGAATGATAATCAAGGTTTCAAATTTAATTCGTAGTTGATATTGCTAGTCAACGTCTCAGTGCGCCATAGTTGGAATTCAAATTATGAATGCTTGGGAAACTACTCGAGCGTCTTATCATTGCATCATGACCCGAGGGGTTAAGATAAAAAACCTCTAACCCCGAGATGAGATTATGGTGCGATGGTTAGGTGAAACATATTACAATTGAGGAGTTTAAAAATTTACTGAGCCGTTCATCAAGATTCCTCTGCGCTTCTCTATTTATCTTGATGGTCGGTGTGAAATTGGTAGGTGTGAAACTTACAAGTGAAGGAGCAAGACCAACAAGAGCGCGTGCTAAAATTGTAGAGTTTGTTAAACATTAATTGATAGTCAACTTGTGTCATGCTCTCATTCATAACATCAAGAAGAGGACCTTGTTTGGCCTCAATGgtgatttatttataatttaagatGTAGTTTGCTAAAATTACAACTACTTGAACAAAATTGATCAACTCAATGTATATTACATTaaaacaatttgttaaaaaaaatatggaaaatGAAATTCGATCACTAACTTTGAAGTCGGGTTGGTTCCAAAAAGCCATAGTATATAAGCAACTGTTGGATCTTCATGAGGCGAACTACATGGCAATTGCACGCCTCATTATTTCGATATCCCAACCGGCAGCACCAACAGATCTCTTCTAGATAAGTTGGCTTTGGCTGTAATGTAGCCCCAGCCTTCGATGCTAGTATCGCCGTCGGCATCAGTGTTGATGAGCGGCGTGAACAAATCTCTTCGAGATAAGTTCTATCCGGTGGCGGTGATGTAGCCCCAGCttgtgttgttattgttgttgttgttgaagttGTTATCTTCGATGAGTTTGGGGGGGCCAGGGTAAGCTCGAGGTTGATATCAAGGCAAGCTGACTCCTTGTCAATGCTCGCGGTTGTTATGCTGTTGCTATGCCCATCCTCAGCCGCCAAATCCATTGACGAGGTTAAGTCCCGAACGCATTCATCAGCCTTTATTGTAACTGGCATGAGATGTTGGTTAGGACTCCTCGAAACCCTGTAAGACAAGTTGTTTAATTGGCGGTGTGTCTGTGAGTCGATCCCAGAACTAAGGAGCTTTCGCCTTATCTGTGTATTCCAGTGGTTCTGGGCATCCTCACCTAAGTTGGCACCCATTGACAACGATAACTCCTGGATGCATTCATCAACCTTTATCGCAACTGCTGGCATGCATTGTCGGTTAGGACTCCGCGAAACCTTGCTCAATTGACGGTGAGTTTGCGGGTCGATCCCAAAACCAAGGAGCTTTCGCCTTATGTGCGTGTTCCAGTGATTCTTGATCTCGTTGTCTGTCCTTCCAGGCAATTGAGCTGCAATTAAAGACCATCTAAAATTATTGAAATTAGAAAGATTGACTAAGTAGCATCAGAACCCTAACAATCAAATATTTGTTACGtgttttgtaaaaaaaaacttacttATTTCCTAACGATTTATGCATCTTGATGATTTGTTCATCCTCTTCCTTGGTAAAGTTACCGTGTTTGAGGCCCGGTCGGAGGTAGTTCATCCATCGAAGCCGGCAACTTTTGCCACATCTAAGAAGTCCTGACACAAGCAAGTTTACTTCTCAATATAATCGAGCAAGTAAACCGATATCATTCAACATCTATCAGCATTGTGAAATAGTACTTACCGGCACGTTTAGGGAGAGATTTCCAAGAACCTCGACCGTAAGAATTGACGGTGGCGATGAGCCGTTCGTCTTCCTCCTTCGTCCATGCGCCTCTCTTGATGTGAGTCTTCTCGCAATCTTCCTCCTTCGTCCATGCGCAATCTTTCTCCTTCGTCCATGCGCATTTCTTAGTGTGAGTCTTCTCGCAATCTTCCTCCGTCCATGCGCTCTTGGTGTGAGTCTTCTCACAACAAGGCAGCATTCCTATGGCGTTCATCtgattgagaggaagagaaagaaacATCGAGTTTGGCTTTGTTGATCTCAACACATGAGTTGCATATATATAGGCGAAGGAAAAGGgaatctaaataaattttaaaaatattttagttttttggaaaaattaaatCCTATCGACAAGATCCACTACTTGCTCTTATTTATACATATTcaattttcattattattttttgacaATTTTAGgagtg from Zingiber officinale cultivar Zhangliang chromosome 4B, Zo_v1.1, whole genome shotgun sequence includes:
- the LOC121977123 gene encoding heat shock factor-binding protein-like, producing the protein MASTNPAAPKASDHESEGSVQNTADMTAFVQNLLVQMQTRFQAMSEGIVSKIDEMGSKIDELEKSINDLKAEIDAEPTPKSNLEEGKPSDESS
- the LOC121977121 gene encoding pentatricopeptide repeat-containing protein At2g33680-like: MAALAACVLPSPWRPESPVHRATSSLESLILSLGSYAASGHSSPRDQDAHYNAILALCIARRSLRDGLCLRSHIASIVYAPSLFLQNQFINLFSKCGAIDMARQVFDEMPHRNVVSWNALLSGYLSNGRILDALLLFSVMVDAGPSPNHLTYLTAVRALVATGSRELGKQIHGRILKEGFLSRAEVANCLINMYSKFGELDDAETVYCRMVERDTASWNSLIALKARRGHTDDALVLFVDMLDEGFAPDEFTFGTLLSLQDTTFIRELHGQITKRALCYNLFVGTALVDAYGRFGNVKIASQIFDLMHERNVVAWNSVISACFANGKAQEGLQLFLEMGEQGLLPDEYTISILLKAAASQLSVLVGRQFHGVAIKMGLQTNAMIGNSLIMMYAKNEWVSDSFLAFKDISEHDLISWNSIVQCYLQNEEPEQAWMLFVEMKSLGYQPDEFSFVGALAACASLARHQSGREVHGDMIKRSIIPDAFIGSALIDMYSKSMVVSDAWQVFSRVKHKDLIIWNALISGLSQNGYLDEVFKLLYWMREEDFKPDKFTFASIFAACANTMAVQQGRQVQGLILKSELNADAAVANSLITMYCRAGCLREASQVFFDLPLKNVVSWTAMIGGCAQSGYSQEALKIFAQMQKDAVKPNAKTFVALLTACSYAGLSNDAGKFFEMMEVKYSIQPCFDHYACMVDILGRAGRLNEAENLIKSMPFQPDALVWRMLLSACRVHGDAERGRRAMERILALEPGDSAAYILLSNLYASIGNWHGVEEVRELMKVNGVKKEPGKSWIEVNARIHEFVAGGSTHPNTKEIYLRLKGLLEQMKDEGYITGIESAVN
- the LOC121977122 gene encoding uncharacterized protein LOC121977122 isoform X3 codes for the protein MGSGGGGSMNWDGSSQISKSVKGSGRWGKKSSREEKGVWGERSVGMEKKRVMVVVDQSGKAKEAMMWALTHVANKGDFLTLLHVLPPHNPHRDGDSDLHNLAWSLGAQCKSCKPEVEVEVLVVEGPKLQTVLSQVRKLETSVLVLSQCKPSLFCWYTTFAPQLQQQIFSLQTKSPFRAKSSICLRQTVTS
- the LOC121977122 gene encoding uncharacterized protein LOC121977122 isoform X1 yields the protein MGSGGGGSMNWDGSSQISKSVKGSGRWGKKSSREEKGVWGERSVGMEKKRVMVVVDQSGKAKEAMMWALTHVANKGDFLTLLHVLPPHNPHRDGDSDLHNLAWSLGAQCKSCKPEVEVEVLVVEGPKLQTVLSQVRKLETSVLVLSQCKPSLFCWYTTFAPQLQQQIFSLQTKSPFRAKSSSNYFFYCQLEQTKNNIIFHHCKSDYLGGRY
- the LOC121977122 gene encoding uncharacterized protein LOC121977122 isoform X2, which encodes MGSGGGGSMNWDGSSQISKSVKGSGRWGKKSSREEKGVWGERSVGMEKKRVMVVVDQSGKAKEAMMWALTHVANKGDFLTLLHVLPPHNPHRDGDSDLHNLAWSLGAQCKSCKPEVEVEVLVVEGPKLQTVLSQVRKLETSVLVLSQCKPSLFCCLFKTNSDFVEQCIDEAQCLTMAVRKQSMGVGGYLVSTRWKKNFWLLA